TTCATTGTCATCAACAAGCTCGATGTGGAAAATGTCGATTTCCAGTCGCTGGTGGATAACATTCGCGAATCGTTCGGCAAAGGGTGCGTGCTGTTCAATGCACCCATCGAAATGGGACCGGCATTCCGTGGTGTAGTGGAAATCCTCGATCCGCATGGCAACAAGGTGGAAGGGTGCCCGATTGATCTCAATAAGGCCCGCACGCAGATTGTTGAAGCCATCATCGATGCTGATGAAGGACTGATGGAAAAGTATCTTGCCGAGGGCGATCTGAAGAATGAAGATGTGCTGCCTGCGTTGCCTAAGGCCATGCATGCCGGCACCATTGTCCCCATGTTCTGCGTGTCTGCCAAGAAGGACATTGGCATGCACGACCTGATGGATGACATTGCCAAGTATGGTGTGAACCCGGCTCAGGGGCCGCATCATCAGATTGAAGATGACGAGGATGAAGAGAAGCCCAAGGCCGGTGTTCATGAGCATGAACTCAAAATTAAGGAAGAAGGCCCGGCTATCGGCCAAATCTTCAAAGTCATCAATGACAAGTATGTTGGTTCACTCAGCTTCATGCGGCTGTTTGCTGGAAAAATAACGACGGATACGCATTTCTACAATGCCCGCACCGGCAAGCAGGTGCGAGGCGGCGGCATGTTTCTCGTCCAGGGCAAAACCACCAAGCCCATGACCGAAGCGGTAGCAGGTGACATTGTCGCTCTGGCCAAAATGGAAGACCTGCATGTGGGTGATACGCTCGGCACCAGTTCCCATGTAGGCAAGATGCCTCATCCACATTTCCCCACGCCCATGTTCAGCCTCGCCGTGGAACCCAAGAACCGGGGCGACGAGCAGAAGATTTCCCAATCGCTGGCCAAGATGACCGAGGAAGACCCGACGTTCAAATCGCATCGCGATCCTGCCACGCATGAACTGGTGGTCAGTGGCATGAGTCCGCTGCATCTGGATGTGATTCAGCATCGGCTCAAGTCTCGGTTCAATCTCGAAATCATCACGCATGAGCCGAAGGTGGCCTACCGCGAAACCGTCACCCGCAATGGCGAGGGCAACCACAAGCACAAGAAACAATCTGGCGGACGCGGCCAGTTTGGCGAAGTGCACCTGCGCGTTTATCCCTTGCCACGAGAAATCACCTCGGAAGAGCAGTGCAAGAAGGAGTTCATGAACAAGGCTAAGTTTCCCCATTACCGGGAAGATCATAGCCGCTACGATCCTGCTCATAACTTTGCCTTCATCGATTCGATTGTGGGTGGCACCATTCCCAACCAGTTCTTGCCGGCTATCTACAAAGGCTGCCAGGAAGTGCTGGAACGTGGCGCCCTGGCAGGGAACCGCATGCAGGATATCGCGGTGGAAATCCATTTCGGCAAAGATCATCCGGTGGACAGTTCCGAAGCTGCCTTCAAGACAGCTGGCCGTATTGCCTTCAAGAATGGCATCCTGAATGCCCATGCGGTGTTGCTCGAACCGATTGTGAGCCTGGAAGTCACGGCGCCGAGCCGGTTTGTCGGCGCTATCCTGGGCGATCTGAACACCAAGCGAGCCCGTGTGGAAGATCAGGATACCTTACCTGGCGACCTGCAGGTCATTCGGGCGAAAGCACCGCTGGCGGAAGTGATGCGTTACGCTGCCCAACTGGGAAGTATCACACAGGGGCAGGGGTCGTACTCGATGGAGTTCAGCCATTACGACCAGGTGCCCGGCAACGTGCAGCAACAGATCGTCGCCAAGGCCGGCAAGATTCATCATGAGGATGATGAATAAAAATCATGCGGGTCGGGTGCCACGGTTTGCGTGTACTCACGCTAACCGTGCCAATTCACCGCACAGTTGCTTTTGCGGGCTTACTTTGATGTCACATCGCCTCCGACATCCGCGGATAGTCTTCACGAGCCCTATAGAGTGCTTGCCGGGCCATCACAAACCGGGGCATGCGGTAAAGGCTGGAGCGGATGCAACCTGCCAGCTCGGCAATCTGTTCATCTGACCAGTCGGGGTGATCTGCCAATGCAGCCAGGACCATCGCTTCCTTGCTGAGTCGTTGACGCTTACTGACTCGTTGCCGGGTGGGAAAAATCACGAGCGCTGGTTTGTTCTTCTCATCAGCCGGTTCTTCCAGCCAGTACATACCCTTGTCATCGGTACGCAGAATGCCATCCTGGCGGATGGCATGGCTGGCAAACGCATCGAGTTCCAGCGGCACCATGCGACTGCCTTGCCGATATTGTTCCACCAGATGCCTGATATGATGCGATTCATCATCAGAGAAAAGGTAATCGCGACCCCACGCTCGCAGATGCCTGCCACAGGGGCTTAAGCGCAAAGGCTGCAAGCGTTCGAGAATGCGCTGAATGTCGTTTTGCAAAAACGGATAATGACAGGCACAAAGCTTGGCGAGTTCAGTAGCCAATTGGTAGGCCCGGGCCTTATCGAGCATGGCGCCAGACCAGCGGCGAACTGCGGACATGGTAAACCTCGTGAGCAATGCCAGCCCCTTATATCCAAATCGATTGGACCTGGCGTGGGAAAGAAGACGCATCGTGCATATCCGGGAGTGTAGCAGATAGGTGTATACTTATATAGTGTACAGGGGAACATTTTCTTGGACGAACAGTAGGATTGAGTTGGATTGCATAAAGCCAGAATCAACTTACGACTTGCATGCTTGTCACGAAGGCTTGGTTTGTCGGAACCAGGGTGGATACCTTGAGATATTGAGCATCTTTTCTCAAAACGATTACAATGACTGCATCTTCTCCAGAGGGTTATCAAACTTCATTCACCCCAGAAGATATTTCGACCTTTGAAGAATAGTGAGGCAAGAACATGCATCATCTACTATTGATGTTCACGCTCATTTCTTTCATTGGACTGGTCATGAGCCTGACAAAGTATTGCTTTTTGCTGGTTGGTTGGGCCGATCCACTTGGTCCATTTTCACGCTGGTTATTTCCCTGGATGCTCGTTGGTGTCTGGATACCAGCAATATTAGCGATGGGATGGTTGACTAAAGAACAAAAAGGGAATTGGCAAGTTGCTCTACGCGGATGCCCAAGTTGGATGCGTTTGCTAATGTACCTGTTCTTTGGATATGCCATATTCAGTTATTTCTTCGTTAAGCCAATAGCGCCACAGCAAGGCCTGCCCCCCGGCGGGAGGCCGCCAGAAGCAGTGTTGGGGCATACGGGCATGATCATGGCATTTTTTGCAATTGCGACTTGCATTCATTACTCGGCATACCGGGTAATTTCAGTTTCAAGAAAAGAGATAGGTTCCGAGTAGTATTCTCTACATCTCTTTCATTACTCGTTCGAGGTTTTCCATCGCATCGTCGCGATACGAATCGCCTTCCGTGTACCAGAGAAACGCACTTTCAAATCGTTCTCGCAACAGGACAGGGTTCAAAGGTTGGCCGCGTATTTCCAGTTCATTCAACAGGTGCCTGATGTCTGCTTGATCCCACGTTCGGAATACTCTTATTTTGGAGATGATCAGATCATATGGATCAAGTCTCCATAGCCGGATAACTTTCCAGTTCCCCTTTATCTCTTCGCTTCTTCCCTGGTATCCGCTCGGAAGTGGTGGAAGGCTGGGGTTTACTGCGTCCAGGTACAATCCCAGTTCCCTGGCATTTCGGGTTTCCTTCCCAAATGCTGCCAGTGCGTTTTGCATCAACGGTGACTTCGGCAAGTCAACGACATCGAAATCCTTAGTGACGCGAAGAGACTCGTAGTGCATTACCAACACAGCCCCACCCAACTGGTATAGATCAAGATGATCACCTGGTTGAATCTGGCCTGCCAGATGATCATCGAGAGCCTGTAGAAAGTCACTGATTACTGCTTTCATTTCAGCCATATCGTCCTGCCTCTCCCAGTGCTTTTGCCCGCTCGATGAAACCTGACAGGGTTGTGGCGTAACTGATTTTCCAGCGCCGATGTACGGCAGGCAATGATGCCGGTTTCTCAGTCGGAAATCCCATGCCGTCCGTGTGCTTGCTGCGTTTGTCCCATGCCTGCTTCCTGATCCATTCAAGTACACTGTCGGATACAGGATCGACTTGATGAGGCAACTTCTCTCGGATGATGAACGCGATATCTATCAACCAGCCAAGACGCACTAGCGCACGCGCATCATACTTCCGGGCATATGCATAGAGCAACCACCGATCCCATTTCCGGTTTACCAGGATAAATGGAACAGCCTCCAGCACTCGTGGATCAACCTCATCGCCACGCAGGGACAAGATCAGAACTTCTTCTGGCGTGCGAAAGGCTCCCGGTACTTTCACTTTACTCGCCAGCAGATCAGATATACCCAACGCACGTAGTTCGAGAGCAATATCCTCTGGAGCATACCCTGGTTGTACTTTCCCGTTGATGAACCACTGTAAGGGAACATCGAGTCGTTCAGCGAAAGCTGCCAATTGATCCAGCGTTGGCTTTCGCTTGCCCAGTTCGATATGCGAAAGATAACTCTGCTTGATCCCACAGGCTTGAGCCAACGCACCTTGGCTTAATCCAAGCGCAATGCGTCGATTCTTGAGATGAACGCTCAGACTCTTCCATTCCACGCGAGTTCTTTGAATTGCAGCGAAAGCGAATCCTCCCCGATGATTATTACCAATGATAATAATATATTACTATTAGTATTACAATATTACTTATAGATATTTTACGTTGGATCTGAAACAAAAGCCTTTTGATCGGTAGGCTTATCAGAAGGGTTAATAATCGCCACATTGCTCCACCCCGCCTGCACCTGTAGAGTGAGGGAACATGGCAACGGAAGTGCATTCCAAGTCTGGTTTCTTCCTCTCCTTCGATGGTGTCGATGGTGCAGGCAAAAGTACGCAGATACAGTTGGTGACGCAATGGCTCCGTGAGCAGAATCATCGGGTGACGAACTGCCGCGATCCGGGGGGAACGCCGGGGGGTGATCGCATTCGGCATCTGCTACTGGATCGGAGCACCGGGCACCTGTCGCCTCTGACTGAAACGTTTCTCTACATGGCCAGCCGGTGCCAACTCGTGTCGGAAATCATCCGGCCTGCACTGGATCGTGGTGACATCGTGGTGTGTGATCGCTTTGTTCTCTCCACGGTGGTGTATCAGGGCTATGCGGGTGAACTCGATCCGGCTTTGTGTTGGGAACTGGGTCGTACAGCTACCAGTAACACGCTGCCTGATCTGACATTGATTTTCGACATGCCAGTGGATGCAGCCCTGGCTCGCAAGTCTGGCCCCGATGACAGGATGGAAGACAAGGGCAGGGCGTATCTCGAAAAAGTGCGTGCCGGGTTTCTCGAAGAAGCCCGTCTCGATCCGGAGCATCATC
This DNA window, taken from Planctomycetia bacterium, encodes the following:
- a CDS encoding helix-turn-helix transcriptional regulator, which produces MQRTRVEWKSLSVHLKNRRIALGLSQGALAQACGIKQSYLSHIELGKRKPTLDQLAAFAERLDVPLQWFINGKVQPGYAPEDIALELRALGISDLLASKVKVPGAFRTPEEVLILSLRGDEVDPRVLEAVPFILVNRKWDRWLLYAYARKYDARALVRLGWLIDIAFIIREKLPHQVDPVSDSVLEWIRKQAWDKRSKHTDGMGFPTEKPASLPAVHRRWKISYATTLSGFIERAKALGEAGRYG
- a CDS encoding elongation factor G, with product MARHHMEDVRNIALVGHAGAGKTTLADGLLHQAKAVDRRGSVDEGTSFSDYDEEAKRRKFSIDSTVLHFEDLGKFINMIDTPGYPDFVGQALCGLHAVENALIVINATRGVEPNTRKLFHEAGKLDLCRFIVINKLDVENVDFQSLVDNIRESFGKGCVLFNAPIEMGPAFRGVVEILDPHGNKVEGCPIDLNKARTQIVEAIIDADEGLMEKYLAEGDLKNEDVLPALPKAMHAGTIVPMFCVSAKKDIGMHDLMDDIAKYGVNPAQGPHHQIEDDEDEEKPKAGVHEHELKIKEEGPAIGQIFKVINDKYVGSLSFMRLFAGKITTDTHFYNARTGKQVRGGGMFLVQGKTTKPMTEAVAGDIVALAKMEDLHVGDTLGTSSHVGKMPHPHFPTPMFSLAVEPKNRGDEQKISQSLAKMTEEDPTFKSHRDPATHELVVSGMSPLHLDVIQHRLKSRFNLEIITHEPKVAYRETVTRNGEGNHKHKKQSGGRGQFGEVHLRVYPLPREITSEEQCKKEFMNKAKFPHYREDHSRYDPAHNFAFIDSIVGGTIPNQFLPAIYKGCQEVLERGALAGNRMQDIAVEIHFGKDHPVDSSEAAFKTAGRIAFKNGILNAHAVLLEPIVSLEVTAPSRFVGAILGDLNTKRARVEDQDTLPGDLQVIRAKAPLAEVMRYAAQLGSITQGQGSYSMEFSHYDQVPGNVQQQIVAKAGKIHHEDDE
- the tmk gene encoding dTMP kinase, whose protein sequence is MATEVHSKSGFFLSFDGVDGAGKSTQIQLVTQWLREQNHRVTNCRDPGGTPGGDRIRHLLLDRSTGHLSPLTETFLYMASRCQLVSEIIRPALDRGDIVVCDRFVLSTVVYQGYAGELDPALCWELGRTATSNTLPDLTLIFDMPVDAALARKSGPDDRMEDKGRAYLEKVRAGFLEEARLDPEHHRIIQADASVEAVQQQIRKEISHALGRHLRT